CGACTAGCTGAAAAACTGCTTTTCTCAATGCCTGGCAAGAAAAGGTCAATACCTTTTTTAGGGGCGAAAGACGAACTTTCGCGCCGGTTTTCGTTGAGAACATTCGGTGGTAGCAGAATTGAAGAAAGCTTGATGATCTCTATCCAGACCACACGGGTTCTAACATCCTGCTCGGACAGTCAGAATTAGACGTGAGATGAAAGGGGTACTTACATGAAGTAATGATTGTTGCGTCGCTGAATCTGTCCAGACCACACTGGTTCTTGCATCCTGCTCTGGCGGTCAGAATCAGACAAGAGAGGAGTAGAAGGACTGTGCAAATGGCTCGCGACGTCATGTTGGAAACTTTGAAGTAAAATTTGgttttgagctgaaattgaaAGAGTACAGACAAAAGTAAGATTGGGAGAAAAAATGGCTTCATGGTCATTCACGCTGCAAGAAGCTACATACTCGGTTTCTATCACAAAAGCCGTTCTCCCAAAGTTCATTTTCCCACGAGGGTAACAGACAGAAAAACTCTTCCTTTTCTGGCAGCGCTGAGCAGACAAAGAGCATAGCGACCCCGAGAGCCTTTCATGTTAAGATGTATGTTTCTTGAAAAGACAGTCACGATCCATGCTACACTGAGATACAATCTGGCACCCTAAAGCTCGATGCATAGCTCCAATTGGTGGTAATGACTAAGAGTAGCCAcgttggttactctaaggtaaaCAATGACATGATGTCACGGCCAGCCATCCACGTTCATGACGCATGAAAAGGCGATTTCGTAAACTGTCTTCTCTTTATCACATTAAAGTCACTTTGAAAAGGTAACCGACTCTCCAAGGATAGGCCATTGAGAACACTCGTCATATATTTCCGTGGCTTCTACATGTTACACAGGATGAGCAACTCTGGTAACAACATAAATACTTCTCAGCCATTTTATTTGTTTCCTTGACAAAGCAAACTAAGAAACTAAGCTAATCCTGTCGAGATATACAATGACATACACGACCACTCCACTGTATCACCATGTCAAACCGAGCGAGTAACATAATAATCACCACATATACATTTCATAAGCACTATAGAACTTCTTTGAAAGTATAAATATGTCGGCGTAAAAAGTGCTCTGATGCTACCTACATGCAATGTTAGGGTCATTCCCAAACTAATGCATTTAGGCTtacaatttcaatgatattaaTGACTGAAAGCACTACTAACTGAGAGATTGATGTGTATGATATTTTTTCGTTAATACCGTTGTCGTGGACTATGGTATATGAGACAAGGCAGATCCGATGGTAAAGGCTTGCCTTAGCTCAAGACAGACTCCGCGCTTATAGGATTTCGTTACTTCCGTTAAAAGTATTCGGCAGATGCTTTTTCATGGCAGTTATGGTATCTCCACGCAGTATTGCTCCgggttttttttcacttgaCCACTCAGTTCGCTCAAAGAGTTCTTAGGGAGTCACGATACACGCCGACTGAGCGGCCGCGATTACTTTAAGTGCGTCTCACCAGCGAAAAGTAAAGTCTCGGATCACAGCACGTTACCTGCCCATTCTCAATCTGCTCTTCAAATATCAGGTCTCTTCTCATGGAGTAGGAGAAACCCTGCTTGCAAGGTGTCGCTGACAACTCGTGGTACAACTGGCTTTGAGAAATCATTCTCGCACCGCACTCTGAAACTCATTGATTGCTAAATAGCAGACGTGATTAACATCATTAAGAGAGAGCGATTGCTTCTGTTATTGTTTCACTCAACATTATAGCTCCTGCTGACGTGACTGAGCAAACGGTGGCAATGATTACTCACGGCCGTAGAAGTCGCTAATGGTGTCgtttttttcaatttcgaaAGAATGCAAAACCAAGAGGGTATACAAAAAAGGCAGTTGGGCAACCAAGTTCAAGACGTCTCCTGTTTATTTTGTTCCTCACTGACAGACTTGGAGAAGACTGCGTAGCGGTCAATTTGGTGACCGACTCAATTTTCACAAATTAAAATGGCACAGGGACTTGACCAGGGACCTGACATGTATATACAGCACGAGCATCTTTTATTATTTTTCCGGGAGGGGCAGGGAAAGTATATATACTATAGCACTGGCTTACATAGTTCTACCTGCAACAGCTTTGGactggagaaaaaaatgatgtAAAACTTGAAAATTTACTGATATTCACAGTACCACCTGCTCAACGAAATTCATTATAAAAAGGACGAATAAGCTTACAGACAGGTTCCTTTGGCGAGGGAATAGATGCCATGAGCTATACTTGGATATCACCAGCAAAAAAGTAGTAAAGTGTTGATATAATATCGTCCCTCCCTATCTGTTTCTGATATCACCAAGCAGAGAGTCTGTCAGTCTATGCCAGGCTGAGATATTGGTAACGGCATCCAATACAGTTACAAGTGCACTGTGATGTTCTCGCTTCTTACACCGGTTTTCGTTTGCACcagaatttcaagttcaaaagttgaaaaatttcCGCAAAGCCAACCTTTTTTGGGGTTGATGATTTTTCTCATGTTGAGCcgaaaaaaaagttgaaaaaaaaatttgaactcagaaattttttaatCCTTCAcagttgaatttttttcataagttcaaaattctaaaaaatttcaaagccaacaCTTTTTTTGGGTTGATGATGTAGAataaaaacaagtgaaaaaaatatttggacttgataatttttttcatctttcttgACTTCAACAAAGCTTTGAGATGGATGCATAAGCTTCTACTACAAAACTCTACTAATCATTCATTCACAAACATTGATAAAAATCATCAAATAGAACATCCAAAACAAATAAGGAAATCAAGCCTACATTCGAACTGGTCAAATTATTGAATATCAACCAATCAACTGATCGATTAGTACTCTAATGAAAGGAACTTATGTAACTAGCACCTACCTTATCGAGAATATCTTTTGAAGTGGTCGCCTCACGCTCAGAGTTGTAATAAGCAGCTGAACTCGCCTCCAAGTCTCATAACACGCGCGCGAGAGGGTGGGAGTTGTCACCGCGCGCAGATTTATTGGGCATGCGTAGGTGTAATATGATTCATCACTGCGTGGAGAATGATGTACAATGTGGGTGCGCAAAGAATAGTGGATGACGGACAAACTCTCCGCGCAAATACTAATGAAGCCCGAACGAATTTGTTTATCTGAAACTGTGACGTAGTAATCCATAGCATCATTGCATGGTTTGAGTGGGTGAGGGTCACCTTTGGCCAGCTGTACGGCTAGAAATGGTCTTATTTCATACAGGGTGTCCAGAAGATATTATACGTGTTATCTGATGCTTTTTCCTCAGGTTTCGTTTAACCCCGTTATACCATAGAATTCGTCAATCAACAATTACGTGCATAAAAAAGCTATCCTATACACGACAAGAAATGAAAGTGCATGAAAATTTAGGAGAACTGTGAATTTGATAGTTCTTTCCCAGTGTCTTTTCTCAAAATGGTGTTCAGGAGGTAACCATCATACATTTTTTGTGTACGTGCAAAAAAACACGTTGGCGACGTGTGGGGGGCAGTTGCACACTCCCCCTGCTCACCCTGGTGCTCACGTATGTATATAAGCTGCAATAAGTGATGGTTGCTTTCAAACCAATCCTAATACATCATTCGCAATGAAACCTTACCCGGAGACGGCAGTATGTGACTTATAGATACGGTGCACGATATCAATAATCACTACATCACAGCCTGATCGTCCTTAATTAGCAAATACATACATGTGACAATAGCTAATAGTCAACATTACAGCAATTAGATAGCAGCTATTTGATGTCCCGGCTATTTTCCGTGTAATCTCGTCATCAATTCCCGATCACATATGAATTTGACCATGTTATCGGCCGTTTGGACTGTGGTAAATGGCTGTTAATGGCCGCGACTAACAGCGCCACGTGCATGTAGCCTGTTGTGGTGACGACATATAGCCAAATTACTTACTAAGGCGGAAAAATAAAAGAAGATATATGTTTTGGTTTCTGCGGAAGCCTCGGTCACATTTAATTATCAGCAATGGTTCTCGTCACCCAGTCCATAAAGTAAGACACTCTCGTGAACGCTGCATACTCGGATCCAGGATCCCTGGGGTTGTTGAAAGATGAGATGCCAACTTGGATGTATTTGCCGTTTTTCTCACATACCAAAGGGCCACCACTATCTCCCTGTAGATGGAGAAGTAGAATTAGAAGGAGATACCTTGAATAAATCGATCACTACCTTTATGCCCTAAATGAGTCCCTTGCCCACGCTCTCCTGCACAGATGACCGAGTCTTACCGGAGAGGTAGTAGTCTATGACGAGTAACCTCCTCGGTGATGTTCGTGTAACTTAAGTGACCTCGTGCCATTACCTGACGACTTCCTAAAGTCGAACAACTCACCTGACATGTGCTGATACCTCCTCCTAACGAACCTGCACATAACCTCGTCTCTATGTCCACCTTAAACAATCTCGCACATGCCGAGTTACGTGCAATTGGTAGCACGACGTCGTGCTGCGCTTTGGTCGGTTGTCCACCTTGGAAACAGAAAGAAGATACAGCCATGTACATATGTGTACATTCAGAGAATGGGCTACAACCTCATCGAGACGAAGGCTATATAGATGTATACATGTCCCGTAGTTAAATCACCGTATTGTATTGATAAAATGGAGGATCAATCGTCCGACGAGGACGCCTATTTAACTTACCCCCCTCGCTGCACCCCCATCCGGCAAATACGCACTCCTGCCTCGCTGCGGGAAAGGATGCGTCACCAGGAATTGGCAGGGTGACATTCTTTAGTTGGTTGAAGCCCAAACCAATGGGAATCCTGTATTTCATCTTCATCAGGGCTATGTCGTTTTGCCATCGTGCTGTGTAATAAATGTAGAGTCCAAGTCTAATTATCATTTATCAGGCGAAAGAATGCAACGCTGAACTTATTCATCACTTTTCTCAAACAACATTGAGAGGTGGTATTTTATAAACAGTCCATTGAATcgtgattggttgatttcttaAGAAGGCAACGGTGAAGCAGGATCGATGGCTTTTGATTGGCCTATTGAGATGGAGCTTTTTTGTTACGCAAGTTAATCGTGACAATTCTTGCTTCAGCCAACCTGTCTTGAGTTCGACATGACGTTATCCGATACAATGCTGGACTCATCCTTGGCGATGACTTGAGTTGCTCTGCAAGTGTTATTGTATTTCACCCCAATCAATCAGTGAACGCCTGACGTTACGGTACCTTTTACTCCGGGTTGAAAATTCGGGTGTACAATGATCTTCTCAACCTCCCGTTCAAATAGCATCCATCTTGGGGTAAGGGTGGCCTTTCCTACTAGATCCTTAAACTTATCTAGTGGACTAGACTGTCAAATAGAAACACAGGCACCTTTCATATTGACAAGGATCATCAGAAATTGCTTAAAGCCGCCATgaaagaaatgttttcatctcgAGAGCGGAGGCAGCCATTTCCCTGCCGAAAGTTCGTATTTTTGAAACTTCTAGCCTTAATTAAAGTGAAGTGTTGATGTCAAACATGATATCTTTTTATCGTTTAGAGGGGAAGATGTCATCATGTCCAATAGGCTTGcatgtgaaaaatgtgaagtctTGTTTGTTAAACCTCATGAACAAAACGTATACTGGGTATCGCATCATGAACGAAACATAGTGAGATTTTCTATTGCTCAACTTCACTCCATTGGAAGACTCTGGAACACTTATCCACAGATGGAAAACAATTGTAAAGAATTTGTCATTGGACAAGACTACAGAATGTCTATTTCGGAGAAAATAAAGAGAACATTTCTCTAGCTTCTACCTCCATGCTTACCTTAAACTTCAAGGCTGCCATCCTCGCAGTCCAGTATTGTGGTCCGATACGTTCAGGCCTGCGCAGGAAGAAAGAtgctgacgatgatgatgacctacTTTTTATGGTAAAACACTCTTTAAGGCGAGCGACTAAAGGTTACTGGTACATTATTTATTCTAACACTTCGGTTATGCCATGTGCCTCGCTTTGGTGGCAGAAGTTATGGTTGGGGAACTGTGAATGCAAAACCTAGAAGTAGTCAAATTACAGACTTACGTATGAAAGCAATGCGCGGCACTCATCAGCCATTGGTTGTTGATGATGGAGGCGCCACAGGTCCCATACCGCCATGTTGGTGGGTTGGCTTCCGGGTCCTTCGGGTATTTCCATAACAACGACACAAGCCACGGCCATTTTCCTTTCTCTGTGACCTCGGTGCCGCCTACCACTCTCCGTTGCCGAGATTGGTTTGCATGACGGGCAGATACATGTTGGGCTGGGCAGGAATAAAATTGTCACAAAATACAAACCAGAGAGAAGTCTTTGGCACCACTTAATCTTTTTGGAACGAACTGAAAACAGCAACATCCCAACGCCAGTGGTCGAACTACAAGTTCAACAGGCTATCTGAATCAGCGAGTGGGAATTCGTTATACGCAACGCGAGACGCAAATTCTATAGATTGCATACTGTTTCGCGCGATGGGAGATGTTAAATTTTGTATTGAGATGGTGTATCGCCGATTGCTTGTCCGCATGGATATGGTTGGAGTGTGGCCAAGACATGTATTTACTGCACAGCGTGAATGGAATACAAAAATGTTAAGACATGGATTTCAATGTCAATCTCAACTCACCGCTAGCAACAAGACAACCCAAGAACACGATATAAAGGACCCGTCTCATTGCATTGGCTAGACGAAGATGAAAAACTGTGAGTTCCATGTACATCTGATTAATATCTATATTTATTCAATTGATTGAAGTCTCGCGAAAGCAACAGCTGTTCATTCATTTTACTCGTTTCGAGACAGTAGACAAATAAATGGCCCCAGGGTAGAGAGGTTAATGAATGTCTCGAAGTAGGTGAAAATCGGTGAGATTCAGCAAGATATCGCACGTATTTTGTTACTGTATCGATTCGTGCAGGTTAGGTGCTGTACATTTgggttggagaaaaaaaaacgttttttatTTTGGCCACCTGCCGGCACAGGTTGAAACCTTGCCTGACAGATGACTGGCTCAGTTCTGATGAATGGCAATGTAGGATTTAgcccttcctcttcttcttgcgAGTTTGATGTTGCCaaacaaaatttcaattttgttgcACTCACAGGGCTTGGGCACGCCGGGGGGTCGATATCAGAAACGTAATTAAAAGTCAATGGATTTTTGACATGACATTTTATTTGCTCCTCTTGTACATGGTACATTACGTGATAGGGCAGGGAGCCTCCTATTCATACGCTCGAGAAAAGTTGGCGGTGTACAGTAATACCCTGTGGTAATTTAACTCAGGTGATTGGATTTTGATACATCTGTTGCTGTCTTCCTGCGTCTGGACCAACCCATATGCTGCGCAGTTAGTTTAAGGAGGAGTTCATAAGGCCATGTTTGTTTGACTGTTCCGTTCTACCTGCTGGCCAGTGTATACATATAGATATTCCCAGTTTATCCCCTGCTCTTGCGTCTCGTACATCTCGCCGTGTCGCCAATGTCGCAATATGTTCCCTCAGCGCACTTATAACTTTCGGAGCTACCGGGTTGGAATACAGCGTCGCAGTCCTCACCTTCGCCTGAAAAAGGAACAGGGAATCCGCATATTAAGTGGTGAACAATTTACTAAATTGTTTTGGGTGCGAGGATAAAACTTGTCCGACCTGTGAACCTACGTGCAccccatcctgagatcaggcatTTTTTACTGCTTCTTCATATACAAAATATCAACGGACATCAAGGGACATTGTCAAGGGACattgtcaattcttcgatgAAAAGTGGTGACGTGCCCGAGCAGATGAAAATTGCTCTAGTGTCACCCCTACTAAAAAAGCCGTCACTCGATCCTGAAATCTTACAAAACTATCGACCAGTTAGCAACTTATCCTTTTTGTCGAAGGTACTTGAACGTGTTATTGCAGCCCGGTTGAATACGTACATGGACACTCACAACCTTCACGATGCCTTCCAATCAGCCTACAAGGCTAAGCATAGTACTGAATCGGCATTACTGAGGGTCCAGAACGATATTCGCAACATGGTTGATAAACATGGTGCAGCTGTATTAGTGTTACTAGATCTCAGTGCCGCGTTCGACACGGTCGACCACGAAGTTCTCCTCTCGCGTCTACAAAATCTCCTTGGTATCGACGGTATCCCGCTAAAGTGGTTTCGTTCATATCTGGCGGGGAGGACGCAACATGTGTGTGTCAGCGGAAAGAGATCAGCGCCTCAAACACTCAATTATGGCGTACCACAGGGGTCAGTATTAGGCCCCATCCTTTTCCTGGTCTACATCCTGCCACTTGGTCCCCTTATCGA
This genomic window from Lineus longissimus chromosome 13, tnLinLong1.2, whole genome shotgun sequence contains:
- the LOC135497635 gene encoding tryptase-like isoform X1; translated protein: MYKLLVLCLLVVMVSVVLGRGTCGPDFCKSYLCPRLNSCKGEYMPDGSGRCGCCPHCINILTQHVSARHANQSRQRRVVGGTEVTEKGKWPWLVSLLWKYPKDPEANPPTWRYGTCGASIINNQWLMSAAHCFHTPERIGPQYWTARMAALKFKSSPLDKFKDLVGKATLTPRWMLFEREVEKIIVHPNFQPGVKARWQNDIALMKMKYRIPIGLGFNQLKNVTLPIPGDASFPAARQECVFAGWGCSEGGGQPTKAQHDVVLPIARNSACARLFKVDIETRLCAGSLGGGISTCQGDSGGPLVCEKNGKYIQVGISSFNNPRDPGSEYAAFTRVSYFMDWVTRTIADN
- the LOC135497635 gene encoding tryptase-like isoform X2, coding for MRRVLYIVFLGCLVASAQHVSARHANQSRQRRVVGGTEVTEKGKWPWLVSLLWKYPKDPEANPPTWRYGTCGASIINNQWLMSAAHCFHTPERIGPQYWTARMAALKFKSSPLDKFKDLVGKATLTPRWMLFEREVEKIIVHPNFQPGVKARWQNDIALMKMKYRIPIGLGFNQLKNVTLPIPGDASFPAARQECVFAGWGCSEGGGQPTKAQHDVVLPIARNSACARLFKVDIETRLCAGSLGGGISTCQGDSGGPLVCEKNGKYIQVGISSFNNPRDPGSEYAAFTRVSYFMDWVTRTIADN